A window of the Syntrophothermus lipocalidus DSM 12680 genome harbors these coding sequences:
- the fdhD gene encoding formate dehydrogenase accessory sulfurtransferase FdhD, with amino-acid sequence MMDQGMREFKIYRCDEGTREVVIDQLVEEVPLGIYLNDEEIVTLMCTPEHVEELAVGFLVSEGFLRERDHLIGVKVDDSRNSAYVTVKSNGVQASTFLKRFVTTGCGKGSSFHNPEAVWGLKVKDDGFRVTGSVILDLMRQAERESELFVKTGAVHGVALCTPSDILLFREDIGRHNATDKIVGRCFIDGIPLADKMLVTTGRVSSEIIIKAAKLGIGILVSRSAPTALAVDIAHKTGVTVIGFARGSRFNIYSFPERVLEG; translated from the coding sequence ATGATGGACCAGGGGATGCGAGAGTTCAAGATTTACCGGTGCGACGAAGGTACCAGGGAGGTTGTTATTGACCAGTTGGTAGAAGAGGTGCCGCTCGGCATTTACCTCAACGACGAAGAAATCGTGACTCTTATGTGTACCCCGGAACATGTGGAGGAACTGGCGGTAGGTTTTTTGGTTTCAGAAGGTTTTCTTCGGGAAAGAGACCACCTCATCGGGGTTAAGGTTGACGATTCCCGTAACAGCGCCTATGTTACGGTGAAAAGCAACGGCGTTCAAGCATCGACATTTCTGAAACGGTTCGTTACTACCGGTTGTGGGAAAGGGTCTTCGTTTCACAATCCTGAGGCCGTATGGGGGTTGAAGGTCAAAGACGACGGGTTTAGAGTAACGGGTTCGGTTATTCTAGACTTAATGAGGCAGGCGGAGAGGGAATCAGAACTGTTCGTTAAGACCGGGGCTGTTCACGGGGTGGCTCTGTGTACCCCCTCAGACATCCTGTTATTCAGGGAGGATATCGGTAGGCACAACGCCACCGACAAGATAGTTGGCAGGTGCTTTATAGATGGCATACCTTTGGCAGATAAGATGCTCGTTACTACAGGCCGGGTATCTTCCGAGATAATTATCAAGGCCGCCAAGCTGGGGATAGGGATATTGGTTTCACGTTCGGCTCCTACGGCCTTAGCGGTGGACATCGCACATAAAACAGGGGTAACGGTGATCGGGTTTGCTCGAGGCAGCCGATTCAATATTTACAGCTTCCCAGAGCGCGTTCTGGAAGGCTGA